The Halorhabdus rudnickae region CCGTGTTCGGCGACAAAACCCTACAGCGACTCCCAGAGCCACGGCCAGTTCCGCGAGGCGATCAACTACCGCGGCCACGTCGCCTCGATGACCTCGCCGATCGGCGTCGTCCCCCAGGAACTCGAACTCACCTATCCGGCCCAGCACTACGATACCGTCGTGACCGGGCAGTGGTCCGAAACGGAGATCGAATTCGTCGCAGATATCCTCGAAGCCTACATCGAGGCGAACGACTACTCGCGGGTGATCGCTCACGTCCCCACGGATTATCAGGTAATCACCGAGCGCGTCGAGGGACGTCTCGATCGCGACTTCGAGTACACCGTCGCTGATCACCCGACGACCGACGACTCGCTCTCGAACCTCTCGGAGGCACTCGCGGGCGAGCCCAAATACCGCAAGCGCGAACGCCAACACAACGTGATCCGGGCCATCGCTGACTACCAGTTCGGGGCCGGCGCTGGCGACGCGCTATTCGGGGACTTTCAGGTCGAAAGCCGCTATCCGAAGCTCAGAGTCCGAGACGGGGACAGAGAGCAACTCGCCGCGATGGTGCCCGAGTACGGCGTCCTCGCACTGACTCTGGCGGGCGCGCGGCGGTGGGTCGCATCGTCAGTGCCCACAAAGCGCGTCGAGATCGACGACTTCGTCCCGCACGGTAGCGTCCTCGCGCCGGGTATCGTCGACGCCGACGAGTCGATCCGGGTCGGCGACGAGGTGATCTTCGAGGGGCCTTCGGCGTTCGCGATCGGCCGGGCGAACATGAGCGGCCCGGCGATGGTCGATAGTTCCCGCGGGATCGCCAGCGAGATACGTCACGTCGAAGAGAAATGAGCGGGGTGGCCCGGCAGATCGATCGACCGCGACGGTGGCTGGTCGTCCTCGTTGTCGCGGTGATTCTGTTCGCCGGGGCGGTTGTCGCACCCTCGACGGGGATCACCCGTATGGGGCCGTTCGGACTGTTCGCGTGGGCAAGTTGGCTGCACGTCTTCGGATATGCCTTTCTGAGCTTGACACTGGTGTACGCACTGTTGGTCTCGCCCGACGGACCGGCACTCTCTGCGGCCATCGTGCCGATTATCGTCGTGGCTTACGGCACCTCGCTCGAACTGCTCCAGCTGTTGATTCCCTACCGATCGTTTGCTGTCGGAGACATTTTCGCGGACGGTCTGGGGACCGTCGTGGTCGTCGGCGTGTGGACGTACGGTCAGGCTGCGTTCGCGGCACTGGGTTTTCGTGGGTCGTGAGGAGGTATCGTTGTTACAGAGCAAACGTTGTCCGCCGACAGATCTGCGATCACCGACGGCAGGAGCGGTTTTTTGTAGCTACGGATGGGAGTTCATCACCAATGAGCGGTATCGAACTCCGTGATGACGTCTTATTCGTCGATCGAGATCCGACGACACTCGATCGACTGGCGATCGACGTCTCGTCTATCCTTTCTGATCTCGACATCGATCATGTACTCGTGGCTGGATACGTCGCTATCCTCGCCGGGCGTGCCCGGAGTACGGAAGACATCGATCTGATTCTGGAACCGCTTGATCGCGTCCAGTCACGGGATCTCATCGCCGCGCTCGAAGATGCAGGGTTCTGGGGAGCCACGACGCCGCTGTCGGAATTGTCCACGACGCTATCGAGTGGCGGTAACGTCCGTGTCGCACCCGACGGTGAAGTCGTCCCGAACATCGAACTCTCGTACGCCACTGACCGGTTCGATCGGGCGTCAGTCGAAGACGCTATCACTGCCTCGATAGATGGACACGAACTCTCTATCGGTCCGCTCGAACTCCAGATCGCGTACAAACTGTACCTCGGATCCCAGAAGGATTTCGAAGATGCAGTCCATCTCTACACGATGTTCGGAGAAAGCCTTAGTGAGCGCGAACTCGAACGATGGGTCGAAGCACTCGACGTCGAGGACGAGTATGAACGACTCGACTGATCCACTGGCCGAGAAACACGAGCGCAACCGGGAGCAGCGCCGCGCGGAGATCGAGCGGTGGGTCACATACATTCAGGAAAACCCGTCGGACGTGTGGGGCCCACAACTCAATACACTCATTGAGTCCCAACTGGAGGCGGCACGCGAATCAGGCGTCTCCCTAGCGCAGCGCGAGCGGGTTGAAGAAGCAGGGCGGGAGTGGGCGAAAGAAGAGCGCGAGAAGTAGGCCCGGTCGTCCCGCAGGGGCTTTAGGCACTGACCGGCTATCGATGTCCAATGAGCCAGCCGAGTCCAGACGTCTACGAGCGCGGGAAGGGCATGGACGCCCACAACCAGGTGATGCGGGAGATCCGTGCCCGTAACGACGCCTCTTACGAACCCGACGAGCCGACCCGGGTGTGGATCGACCGGGACAACACGCCCGACGGCGTCGTCGATTCGCTGACGATCGTCCTCAACACCGGCGGGTGTCGCTGGGCGCGGGCGGGCGGCTGCACCATGTGTGGCTACGTCGCCGAGAGCGTCGACGGCGGGACAGTCGCCCACGAGGACCTGCTCGCCCAGATCGACGCCGCTCTGGAACAGGAACGCGAGACCCACGACGGAACCTGCCGACAGGTCAAGATCTACACCTCAGGAAGTTTCCTCGACGAGCGAGAGGTCCCCGCCGAGACCCGCCGGGCCATCGCCAAGCGCTTTGGCGACCGCGATCGCATTGTTGTCGAGTCGTTGCCGGATTTCGTCGATCGCGAGAAGATCGACGACTTCCGCGAGCAGGGGCTGGAAACCGACGTTGCCATCGGACTGGAAACGGCAACTGACCGCGTTCGTCACGACTGTGTGAACAAGTACTTCGACTTTGCCGACTTCGAAAACGCTTGCACGGAGGCCGTCGCAGCCGACGCCGGCGTGAAGGCATACCTGCTGATGAAGCCCCCCTTCCTCAGTGAATCCGAGACGATCGAAGACATGATCACCTCGATCGAGCGATGTGGTGATGTCGAGGGCTGTCACACTGTCTCGATGAATCCGACGAACGTCCAGCGCTATACGATGGTCGAACAGCTGTATTTCGACGGTGGCTACCGGCCACCGTGGCTCTGGAGCGTCGTCGAGGTGCTTCGGGAGACGGCCGACGAAGACGTTACGGTCGTCTCAGATCCTGTTGGGCACGGCAGCGACCGTGGGCCCCACAACTGCGGTGAGTGCGACGATCGTGTTCAGACGGCCATCAAGGACTTCAACCTCCGGCAGGACGAGAGCGTCTTCGCGCAGGTCGAGTGTGACTGTGAAGGGACCTGGGAGGCAGTCTGCCAGCGAGAGAAAAGCTATTCGATGCCGCTTGCCCAGTAGCATCTTTACCCGTGACCGGGGCGCCATCCGGTCGTATCCGGCTCGTGTCAGGCGAACGCTTCTAGTATGCCGCGTCCATCAGTCTCGCCGATGTCGGGCAGGGACATCCGTTCGGGGTGGGGCATTAGTACGGCGACGTGATCGTCCTTGCTCGTGACGCCGGCAACGGCGTGTTTCGAACCGTTCGGATTGGCTTCGGGCGTGACGTTCCCCTCGTCGTCACAGTACCGAAAGAGGACCCGATCGTTGCCCTCCAGCGTTTCGAGGCGTTCGTCGCTGATCTCGAAGCGACCTTCGCCGTGGGCAATGGGTAGTTCGATGACCTCGCCTTCTTCGTAGTGGTCCGTCCAGGGTGTCTCGGCGTTCTCGACGCGCAGGTGGACGTGTTCACACTGGAAGCGCGCGCTCTCGTTGGTCGTGAACGCCCCGGGGGTCAGCGAGGCTTCACAGCCGATCTGGGCGCCGTTACAGATCCCCAGTACTGGGGTTCCCTCGCGAGCACGTTCGTGCACCTCGTCCATGATCGGTGACTGGGCGGCCATCGCGCCCGCCCGGAGGAAGTCACCGTAGGAGAAGCCGCCGGGCAGGACGATGCCGTCGGTCCCAGCCGGGAGGCCGTCCTCGTGCCAGACGAGTTCAGCCTCGACGCCGATCGACTGCAGCGCCCGGACTGTGTCCCGATCACAGTTGCTCCCGCCGAACTGAATAACTGTGACACTCATCGTTTCTCGATGTCTACCTCGTAGTCGTGGATCGTCGGATTGGCCAGCAGGCGTTCGGTCATTTCCTCGGCACGCTCGAAGGCTGCCGACTCGTCGTCGGCCGCCAGGTCGATCTCGAATTGCTCGGCCGAGCGCAAGGCCTGTAACTCGAACCCGAGACGCTCTAGAGCCTGCCGGGTCGTTTCGGCCTCCGGATCGAGCACCCCTTCCTTGAGTCGAACAGTTACGGTCGCTGTGTAGTCGATCATTGCCCCAAGGGGTGTGGCGACCAGCGAAAACTCTTGTGAATCCACGCCGAACAAGTCGTGATATATGGCTGAACACACCACGTTCAGTAACGTTACGGATATGCGAGCGATTGCGGATAGTATTGCCTATTATCCTTTGTAGGAAACTAAAAGTCTGCAATCGAAGCAAGCTTTATCTGGGACAGTCGAATATTTTTAAGCAGTATGGTGACTGATCTGCTTCTTGTGCCGCCTGTTGCGTTCGGTGTCTTCCTTTTGATGTCTTTGATTATTGATCGTGTAGGAGACAGAATATCGAACGACAGGGACGCGACCGGTGGATCGTTTCGGACGGCCTGGGCCAGTGGGGAGGACCCGCCAGCGCAGTCGGCCCGGCCGAACTATCGACTCTATCACGTCGGGATCGGGTTCACGATCGTCCACGTCGCCGTCCTACTCGTGGCGACGATGCCGACTGATCTCGGCGGGGCAGTGGTGGGTCTGCCGCTGCTGGCGGTCGTAGGTCTCTCGCTGTTCGCGCTGCTCGACTCCGGACGACCATCACCAGGGAGGTAACACAAATGGGACGCATCATCGACTGGGCACGGAACCGTTCGCCGTGGATACTCCACCTGAACTGCGGGAGTTGCAACGGCTGTGATATCGAGACGCTGGACGCGCTGATGCCCCGGTACGACATCGAGCGCTTTGGCATCCAGAAGAAGGATACGCCACGCCATGCTGACATCCTCGTCGCGACCGGTCCGGTGACCAAGCAGATGGCTCCTCGACTGGAGCGCATCTACGAACAGATGCCCGAGCCAAAACTCGTGATCGCGGCCGGGTCGTGTGCCTCGACCGGCGGCGTCTTCTATGACTGCTACAACTGCCACGAGGGCGTCGACGACGTGATCCCGGTCGATATGTACATCCCGGGCTGTCCGATCTCGCCGGAGGCGTTGATCGACGGGATCGTCGAACTCTTGGCAGAATCCGGCCAGCAAGCCCGGGCCGAGCGTTTGGCGGCGAAGAAGCCGGAGATCGTCGAAGGGGAAACGCAGATCGACGAGGCCGTTCCGGCAGAGACGGACGCCGATCGATCCGAAACCGATGATACGACACAGGAGGGAACGGATGACCCCGAGCCAGTTGAAGCGTGACCTTGACGACAGGCTCGAAGACGTGATCGCGGAATCGAGCGAACGCGATGACGGCCGTCTGGAATTCGTCCTCGAGGACAGGACGAACCTCCAGGATGCTGTCTCGCGGTTGCGAACGGCCGGTATCAAACATCTCGTTACCATCACGGGTGTCGACGGCGGCGAGGAGATCGAGGTCCTGTATCACTTCCTCAAGTACGGCGAGTACGATGACGGCGATCTGAGCGAGGGGGTCGAACTCACCCTTCGGGTGATCGTCCCCGACGCGGATCCGACGATCGGGACGGTCACCGATCAGATACCCGCTGCGGGGCTCTACGAGCGCGAACTGATGGACATGCTCGGCGTCGAGGTACCGGACCATCCCAACCCCGAGAAACTCTTGTTGCCCGACGACTACGACGGCGGTCCGCCGCTCCGGGCCGAGAATCTGGAGGTGAGCGACTGATGTCCGAGCAGACCTCGGGCACGGAGATCCCGGTGGGTCCACAACATCCCTCGCTGAAGGAACCCGCTAACTTCACCCTCAACGTCGACGGTGAGGTCATTACCGGGGCGGAGATGAAACTGTCGTACAACCACCGTGGGATCGAGCAGGCGGTCCTCTCGAAGTCCTATATCGAGGCGATCTACCTCTTGGAACGGATCTGTGGCATCTGCTCGCACGCCCACACGTCGGCGTTCACTCAGGGCGTCGAGGAGTTGCTCGATCTCGAGGTGCCTCCCCGCGCCCGGTACATCCGGACGCTGATCGGCGAACTCGAACGCATCCACAGCCACATGCTCTGGCTGGGGGTCGCTGGCCACGAGATCGGTTTCGACACGCTCTGGCAGTACGCCTGGCGGGATCGGGAGATCGTCATGGATCTCTTAGAGGAGATCACGGGCAACCGGGTCCACTACTCGATCAACACGATTGGCGGCGTTCGGGTGGATCTCACCGACGAGCAACGCGAGACGATCCTCGACGGGATGGACGACCTCGAGGAGCGTATCGACTTCTACCTGGAGACCGTCCCCAACGAGGAGACTGTCCGGATGCGGTGTGAGGACGTCGGGGTCGTCCCGCCGGATCTCGCCCGCGAGTACTGTGCGGTCGGGGCGGTCGGTCGCGCTTCGGGCGTGCCCACTGACGTCCGGAAAGACGCGCCGTATGCCGCCTACGACGACGTCGACTTCGACGTGATTACCGACGATCGGGGCGACCTGCTGGCCCGGACGGTCGTCCGGATCAAGGAGGTCGCCCAGGCGATCCGGATCATTCGGCAGGTCACAGAGCGGATCCCAGACGGGGACCTGAAGGCCAGTGCGAAGCCACCGCAGGCGATCCTTGCACAGGTTCCCGAGGACGACGTCGTCAGTCGGTACGAGGCCCCGCGCGGGGAATTGCTCCACTACGTCCAGGCCGACGGGACGGACACGCCGGCTCGCGTCCACATCCGCGTACCGACGCTGGCCAACTGGCCGACCGTCGTCGAGTCCCTGAAGGGCAGTTATATCGCCGACACGCCGATCGTCGTCGCCGGGATCGACCCCTGCATCAGTTGTACCTCCCGGATCGGCGTCGAGACCGACGGCAGCCACGGCGGCGAGAACGCCTTCGATCTCGGCGAACTCAGGGAGTACGGCATCGAGTGGTACGACGACCGTGGCGATGTCGCCCGGCCATCGATCGAGGGCGACGCACGGACGGGATCGGACAGCATGCGAGGTGATCGACCGTGAGCCTCGAACTCGACCTGGCCACCTCCCTCGCTTCCCTGCTGGTGTTCCCTGGATTCGCGTTCCTGTTCGTCTACGGGCTGGCCGCGGAGTACCTCGATCGGAAACTGTACGCCCGGCTACAGAACCGCGTCGGGCCGCCGGTCGTCCAGCCCCTGGCGGACTTTCTGAAACTACTCGCCAAGGAGTCGGCCGTCCCCGCCGATGCTACGGCACGCATCTACAACGCCGCGCCGCTGACCGGCCTGGCGGGCGTGTTCACCGCAATGCTGTACATCCCTGTCTGGGGCCAGCAGGCGGCGTTCGCCTTCGAGGGTGATCTGGTGGTTGTGCTGTTCTTGTTGTCGTTGCCGTCGTTCTCGCTGTTCTTCGGCGGCTGGTACTCGGGGAACGTCTTCAGCCGGATCGGGACTACCCGAACGATCACGCAACTGTTCGGCTACGAGATCCCGTTCTTCCTCGCGGCGTTCGCGCCGGCTGTCGCTGCCGGAACGCTCTCGACCTCCGGGATCGTCGCGTTCGTCGGGGCGAACCCGTGGTACGTGCTCGTCCTCCTGCCGGCCTTCGCCATCGCGCTACTATCCTTGCAGGCGAAGCTCGAACGGATCCCCTTCGACATCCCCGAGGCCGAGACGGAACTGGCGACCGGGGCCTTAGTCGAGTACTCCGGGCGGAAGCTGGCGCTGTTCCGGCTGACGAAGGACGTTGAGTTAGTCGTTGGCGCGGCGCTGTTGTCGGCGCTGTTCCTAGGCGGACCCTACCCCGCCGGGATACTCGAGGGCACGGCCGGCCTCGCCGCGAGCGTGGTCGTCTTCTTCGTCAAGACCCTCGCGGTGATCGCGCTGTTGACGGTGTTGAAGGCCGTCGTGGCGCGGCTCCGCATCGAGCAACTGGTCGATGTCTTCTATCGGGTGTTGGTCCCGGTGGCCCTCGCCCAGATCGCGCTCGTGCTGGCTGTTGGACTGTACACTAACGGAGTGATTCCATGAGCATCCCAGGAAAACTCGTCCCCGAGGCGCTAAAGACCCTCGGCAAGGACAACGCGACCGTATCGTACCCGAAAGACAAGCGCACGATGCCCGAACGGTTCCGCGGAGCCGTGGAGTTCGAGCCCGAACCCTGCACCGGCTGTGGCATGTGCGAACGCCACTGTGCGGCCGACGCTATCATCGTCGAGAGCGACGCCGACGGCAACGTCACCTGGAGCTACGACGTCGCAAAGTGCATGTTCTGTGGCCAGTGTGAGGAGTCTTGCCCCACCGACGCGATCGTGATGGGCAAGGAGTTCGAACTGGCGGCAAGCGACAAGCCGAGTTTCGAGGAACACTACACCTTCGAACGCTAAGTTCCGTCGTCCTCGTTCCGTGTCTCCGCGCCCGCATTTTTTATCATTATATACTTATCATATGTCATTCTGGTAGGAATCTTTATTATGCCATGAATAGTCATTGTTTCACATGGCTGAGAAGCCCACACACAATGACGCCGAGCAGATGATCGATCGGCGGCGGATGATGGAGATGCTAGGGGCCGGTGGCATCATTGCGATCGCTGGGTGTAGCGAGGGAGATACACCGACTGAGGCCGGCGGAGACATGGACACTGCAGAGGGCGACGGCGGAGACATGGACTCTCCCGATTCCATTCAGTTCCTGACGATGGGAGTCGGCGACAACATCAAGTCGTTCTTCGATGAGAACAACGCCGCCTTCGAGGAAGAGTTCGGCGTCGAGATGGACTTCACGAGCGTCACCTGGGGCAACGCGAAACAGACAGTCAACAACCGCGTCGACGGGAACGAAGCCCCCGACGTGGCCCGGTGGCCGGCGCGCTGGATTCCACAGATGGTTGGCAAGGAGGCACTCGAACCGCTCGATGACTTGATGCAGGGTGACTTCTACGAGAAGTTCTATGAGGGAATGGCCGAGGGCTGTAAGTACCAGGGCCACTACTACGGCGTTCCGTGGGCCGCCTCGAACAAGTGTTTCTACTACAACAAGGATATCTTCGAGAGTGCTGGCCTCGATCCCGAGAATCCGAATCTGAACTCCTGGCAAGACATGCTCGAAGCGGCCAAGCAGATCAGGGACAGCGACGAAGTCACTCAGCCGGCCCTGGGACTTGCCGGGGCGGACGCAATCGAGACCGGCTCACAATATTACCATTACCACTGGTCGTACGGAGCCGATCTGGTCGACGATGAGGGGAACCCGGTCGTCAATGGCTCCGGAGCGGCAGACGCGCTGGGCTTCTATGCCGGGCTGGCCAACGAGCACAATGTCACCCAGACTTCGCCGTTGTCCTCGACTCGCCAGGACGTCCGACAGTTGTTCGAGAGCGGCGAACTCGGGATGGTCATTGCCCACGTCTATGCGGGCCTGAATATCGAAGACAGCGATGCCGACTTCGATTATGGGATCGTGCAGGTCCCGAAAGGCCCCGAGGGACGGTACAGTCTCAACACAATCGACAGCGTGGCGGTGTTCAGTCAGACCGAGGTCAAAGATCTGGCATACGATCTCCTGGAGTTCTATTTCGATGAGGAACGGCGGTTCAACTATTCGAGTCAGAAAGGGTTCATGCCGGTGATGAAGTCTGTCGGCGAGCGTGACTATTTCCAGGACTCGAAGAACTGGAAACCGTTCATCGAGGCCGGCCAGTACGCACGAGCACGGCCAAAGCTCTCGAAATTCAGCCAGTTCAACAACCGCATGGTTCAGGCGATCCAGGAAGCGATCGCCGGACAGAAGTCCCCACAGAAGGCATTAGACGCCGCACAGGCAGACCTTGAAGAGATGATGGCATAATCTTCGAGGCATGAGCACTGCCGAAGATTACATCGAGAAGCACTCGGGTTCGCGGATCGAACGGGCCGCAGGCTATATCAAACGAAACAGCCGTGCGTACCTCCTGCTCGCACCGACGGTCGTGTTCCTGCTTGCCGTGATCGGCTATCCGATCTTGGAGACGTTCCGGCTTTCGCTGTATGAAGCGCCCGCCGACACGACTGTCGAGACGTTCGTCGGTCTACAAAACTATACCGAGATTCTGAACAACGAATTCTTCGGGCAGTTACTCACCCAGACTGGGCGATGGGTCGTCGTCGGCGTTCTCGGGAAGACGCTCTTGGGCCTGGTGATCGCGTTGCATCTCAACGCCAACATCAAGGGTCGGAAGTTCTTCCGGACAGCGTTTCTGATTCCCTGGGGCATTCCGTATGCAATCTCGGCAGTCGTGTTCCGCTGGTTCGAGCACCCGCAGTACGGGTACCTCAATACCATCTTGCAGGAACTGGGCTTGATCGAGGGGAGTATCGGGGTCCTCGGGGATCCGACGATTGCCTGGCTCGGTGTCGTTATCGGCGACATCTGGATCGGCACGCCCTTTATGGCGATCATCATCCTGGCGGGACTGCAGTCGATTCCTGAGGAGCTGTACGAGGCGGCGGCGATCGACGGAGCCGAACGGTTCCAGCAGTTCCGCTATGTCACTCTGCCACAGCTCAAAAGCGTGCTGTTCATCGCCACGCTCCTCTCGACGATCTGGACGTTCGTCAGCTTCGACGTTATCTGGACGATGACCGGTGGTGGCCCGATCAACACCACCCACACGCTGGTGACGTGGATCTACCAGACAGGCATCGAGAACGGTAATATCGGCCTCGCTTCCGCGTACAGCGTCATCGGGTTCATCCTGCTGTTCATCTTCGCGATTATCTATCTCCGCTTCTACACACGTGGAGGGCAAGAGCTATGACGATGGCCGGTAACGACCACAGTTGGCTCCGCAAAGTTCGGGTTCACGGTGTCTTGCTGGCGCTGTTCGCGGTCATGATGTCGCCGTTTTACATGATGATCTCGACAACGCTGAAGACAGAATCCGAGATATTCAGCGTCCCGGCGACGCTTATTCCCGAGGACCTGACCGTCGAAGCGTATCTGACCGTCTGGGAGCAGACGGACGTGCTTGTCTGGGTCGGGAACAGTTTCCTGATCTCGATCGGGACTGTCGTGCTGACGCTTTTGCTTGCCATTCCGGCGGCATACTCGTGTGCGCGCAACGACTTCATCGGTAAGCGGAGCTTCCTGCTGTCCGTCCTTGTCGTCCAGATGTTCGCCCCGGTTGTCTTGATCGCCGGGCTGTTCGACGTGATCAAGAGCTTCGGGCTCTTCGACAGTTATCTCGCGGTCATCATTCCGGCGGCGGCATTTACCCTGCCGTTCAACGTCTGGATGCTCTACGGGTATTTCAAGACGATTCCCGTTGCACTGGAGGAGTCCGCACGCATCGACGGCGCCAGCCAGCTGACGATTCTCTGGAAGATCGTGCTCCCGTTGACGAAACCCGCGCTGGTCGCAAGCGTCACGTATACATTCCTGTATGCGTGGAACCGACTCCTGTTTGTGTTGACGTTCCTCTCGAGCAGTGGGAAATACAACGTTCCCCGTGGTGTGTTCTCGATGGTTGGGGCTGTCAGCGTCGACTGGCGGATGATGCTCACTGTCTCGGTCATCGGCGTCATCCCCATCTTGATCATGTTCGCCTTCCTCGAACGCTACATCGTGACCGGGATGACAGCGGGGGCGGTCAAGGAATGAGCTGGACACCATTCTTGCACACTGCCCGCATCCGTACGGATACTGACCGAAGCACCCGCGGGAACCGGGCGCAGTCGGCGCTACGGAACAGAGTCACACAGGATCGAGACGAAACCACCCAGCCAACCACTGAATCAGCGAGTGAGAGTGTATGAGTAGCGTAACCCTATCGGACGTAACGAAGGTGTACGACGGTGAGGTACTCGCAGTCCAGGAGATCGATCTCGACATCGAGGACGGGGAGTTCCTCGTATTGGTCGGGCCTTCGGGCTGTGGGAAATCAACGACCCTCCGGATGATCGCCGGACTGGAGACAATCACGGACGGCGAGATCAGTATCGCCGGCGAGGTCGTCAACGACGTCAGGCCACAGGACCGGGACATCGCGATGGTGTTCCAGAACTACGCTCTGTATCCACACATGACTGTTCGGGAGAATATCTCCTTTGGCCTGCGGCTGGCAGACGAGCTGTTGGATGCAGAGATCGACGAGCGTGTCGAGGACGCCGCCGAACTGCTCGAAATCCCGGAGCTCCTTGATGACTATCCCAAACAGCTCTCTGGCGGCCAACAGCAACGCGTCGCCCTGGGTCGGGCGATCGTCCGCGATCCGGAAGTGTTCCTGCTGGATGAACCACTCAGCAATCTCGACGCGAAACTGCGTTCGCAGATGCGGACGGAACTCCAGCGGATTCAGGACGAACTCGGTGTGACGGCTATCTACGTCACGCACGATCAGACGGAAGCGATGACGATGGGCGATCGGATTGCCATACTCAACAAAGGTGAGCTACAGCAGGTTGCCCCGCCGAACCGGTGCTACGATCATCCGGCCAACGAATTCGTTGCCGGGTTCATCGGCTCGCCAAGCATGAACTTCTTCGACGTGACGAGCACAGCCGACGGGGGGACGATTACGCTTGATGGCCCCGGCTTCGCGGTCACTCTCGGTGGTCGACTGCCGGACGACGAATACACGCTGGGCGTTCGTCCGGAGGACTTTATCGTCGTCGACGACGGGGCGATCGAGACGACAGTCGATGTCGTCGAACCGATGGGGTCGGACAATTTCCTCCACCTGTTGATCGACGAAACCGAGGTCGAGATC contains the following coding sequences:
- a CDS encoding carbohydrate ABC transporter permease, which codes for MSTAEDYIEKHSGSRIERAAGYIKRNSRAYLLLAPTVVFLLAVIGYPILETFRLSLYEAPADTTVETFVGLQNYTEILNNEFFGQLLTQTGRWVVVGVLGKTLLGLVIALHLNANIKGRKFFRTAFLIPWGIPYAISAVVFRWFEHPQYGYLNTILQELGLIEGSIGVLGDPTIAWLGVVIGDIWIGTPFMAIIILAGLQSIPEELYEAAAIDGAERFQQFRYVTLPQLKSVLFIATLLSTIWTFVSFDVIWTMTGGGPINTTHTLVTWIYQTGIENGNIGLASAYSVIGFILLFIFAIIYLRFYTRGGQEL
- a CDS encoding carbohydrate ABC transporter permease, which produces MTMAGNDHSWLRKVRVHGVLLALFAVMMSPFYMMISTTLKTESEIFSVPATLIPEDLTVEAYLTVWEQTDVLVWVGNSFLISIGTVVLTLLLAIPAAYSCARNDFIGKRSFLLSVLVVQMFAPVVLIAGLFDVIKSFGLFDSYLAVIIPAAAFTLPFNVWMLYGYFKTIPVALEESARIDGASQLTILWKIVLPLTKPALVASVTYTFLYAWNRLLFVLTFLSSSGKYNVPRGVFSMVGAVSVDWRMMLTVSVIGVIPILIMFAFLERYIVTGMTAGAVKE
- a CDS encoding ABC transporter ATP-binding protein, with amino-acid sequence MSSVTLSDVTKVYDGEVLAVQEIDLDIEDGEFLVLVGPSGCGKSTTLRMIAGLETITDGEISIAGEVVNDVRPQDRDIAMVFQNYALYPHMTVRENISFGLRLADELLDAEIDERVEDAAELLEIPELLDDYPKQLSGGQQQRVALGRAIVRDPEVFLLDEPLSNLDAKLRSQMRTELQRIQDELGVTAIYVTHDQTEAMTMGDRIAILNKGELQQVAPPNRCYDHPANEFVAGFIGSPSMNFFDVTSTADGGTITLDGPGFAVTLGGRLPDDEYTLGVRPEDFIVVDDGAIETTVDVVEPMGSDNFLHLLIDETEVEITARVDSDMAIESGDAVSLTFESEDAHFFGEDGDRVELEDTVVGDA